In Streptomyces dangxiongensis, one DNA window encodes the following:
- a CDS encoding cytochrome P450, with the protein MSEMLSYEEVWSRTHHFDPPAIFDTLREERPLTRMAYPDGHIGWIATSHRLVREVLSDPRFSHSLEIGHFPVTKYGAPVPQFAALPGMFIHMDPPDHTRFRRMLAREFTVRSVAELAPRVESVAAEQIEAVREHGAPADLLATFAKPFVLRVLSELVGLPYEERDRYQDVPAITHDPDGDAEVAMAAYGQVGALIGETIERKRKEPGDDIISRLLAAGELSDEELGNMVALLLFAGYETTESALSVGVLALLHHPEQLAALRADLTRVDAAVEEILRYVTVNQYEIFRTALEDVELDGRTVKKGETVTVSLPAANRDPAKYGCPAQLDLDRDTAGHLAFGHGIHQCVGQNLARLELRTGLRALLEAFPDLRAATPAEEIRLSLRGSVFGLKSLPVTW; encoded by the coding sequence ATGAGCGAGATGCTCTCCTACGAAGAAGTCTGGTCACGCACCCATCACTTCGACCCGCCCGCGATCTTCGACACGCTGCGGGAGGAACGCCCGCTCACGCGGATGGCCTACCCCGACGGTCACATCGGCTGGATCGCCACCAGCCACCGGCTCGTCCGGGAGGTCCTCAGCGACCCCCGTTTCAGCCACAGCCTGGAGATCGGCCACTTCCCGGTCACCAAGTACGGTGCTCCCGTACCGCAGTTCGCGGCGCTGCCCGGCATGTTCATCCACATGGACCCGCCGGACCACACCCGCTTCCGCCGCATGCTGGCGCGGGAGTTCACCGTCCGGAGTGTCGCCGAACTCGCCCCCCGCGTCGAGTCCGTGGCCGCCGAGCAGATCGAGGCGGTGCGCGAGCACGGCGCGCCCGCCGACCTGCTCGCCACGTTCGCCAAGCCGTTCGTCCTGCGGGTCCTGTCCGAGCTGGTCGGCCTGCCGTACGAGGAGCGGGACCGGTACCAGGACGTGCCCGCCATCACCCACGACCCGGACGGTGACGCCGAGGTGGCGATGGCCGCCTACGGGCAGGTCGGCGCGCTCATCGGGGAGACCATCGAGCGCAAGCGCAAGGAACCCGGCGACGACATCATCAGCCGGCTGCTGGCCGCCGGTGAGCTGTCCGACGAGGAACTGGGCAACATGGTGGCCCTGTTGCTCTTCGCGGGTTACGAGACGACGGAGAGCGCTCTCAGCGTCGGTGTGCTGGCGCTGCTGCACCACCCCGAACAACTCGCCGCCCTGCGCGCCGATCTCACCCGCGTCGACGCCGCGGTGGAGGAGATCCTCCGCTATGTGACCGTCAACCAGTACGAGATCTTCCGCACCGCGCTGGAGGACGTCGAGCTGGACGGCCGGACCGTGAAGAAGGGGGAGACCGTCACGGTGTCCCTGCCGGCCGCCAACCGCGACCCGGCGAAGTACGGCTGCCCCGCACAGCTCGACCTCGACCGCGACACCGCCGGACACCTGGCGTTCGGCCACGGCATCCACCAGTGCGTCGGCCAGAACCTGGCCCGCCTCGAACTGCGCACCGGCCTGCGCGCGCTGCTGGAGGCCTTCCCGGACCTGCGGGCGGCCACGCCGGCCGAGGAGATCCGGCTGAGCCTGCGCGGATCCGTCTTCGGCCTGAAGAGCCTGCCGGTCACCTGGTAG
- a CDS encoding FMN-dependent NADH-azoreductase, which yields MTHLLHIDASIRTAESVTRQLTAEFATQWRQNHPDAAYTYRDLGAEPVPHITHEVREWLFDPTGDPHGVSPEEQALTEALVSEVREATTIVLGIPMYNYTIPSSIKAWIDRLVSPAHMILPGAESGALSGKNVIAVTARGGSYAPGTPREGWDYQEPYLRAVLSAIGLADHLRFVHAELTFAAIVPAMAELKPLGEKSLADAREALRKLAL from the coding sequence ATGACACATCTTCTGCACATCGACGCGAGCATCCGCACCGCCGAGTCCGTGACGCGGCAGCTCACCGCCGAGTTCGCCACCCAGTGGCGGCAGAACCACCCCGACGCCGCTTACACCTACCGCGACCTCGGTGCCGAGCCGGTCCCGCACATCACGCACGAGGTGCGGGAGTGGCTCTTCGACCCGACAGGCGACCCGCACGGCGTCAGCCCCGAGGAGCAGGCGCTCACCGAGGCGCTCGTCTCCGAGGTCCGCGAGGCGACCACGATCGTGCTCGGCATCCCGATGTACAACTACACGATCCCGTCGTCGATCAAGGCATGGATCGACCGGCTGGTCAGCCCGGCCCACATGATCCTCCCGGGCGCCGAGTCCGGCGCGCTGAGCGGCAAGAACGTCATCGCCGTCACGGCGCGCGGCGGCTCCTACGCCCCCGGCACCCCGCGCGAGGGCTGGGACTACCAGGAGCCGTACCTGCGGGCCGTGCTCAGCGCCATCGGCCTCGCCGACCACCTGAGGTTCGTGCACGCCGAACTCACCTTCGCGGCGATCGTGCCCGCCATGGCGGAGCTGAAGCCGCTGGGCGAGAAGTCCCTCGCGGATGCCCGCGAGGCCCTGCGCAAGCTGGCTCTCTGA
- a CDS encoding helix-turn-helix transcriptional regulator, with protein sequence MELAAAASQPAPGERAGRGSSLEARIWYATLLTRVRGLRPAGRLVAAATSAPHAPHRPEVQAALHLCQAEIHLAGGRPAEAAAAAEAGLRLAGQAGSRGLPPRGHVVMAVCSVRSLDLTTGLLYANYLRDAGLLGQENLMPGQCVWAAAQALEARNGLESVAHLLKGIAYDDVLAGDLLVSQPAAASWLVRAGQRLGDDDLAEGTVRRMSGIALANPSFRSVQAAAEHAAALYERDADALETAAERHLDPWARASALEDASRIRSARVSERDRAVGLLRRAADAYLGAGASRDLSRVQSRIRELDGQCGRPARGRTRVSRLTDTEFAVAELVSQGLTNGRVGSQLYISPHTVAFHLKKIFRKLDVTSRVELARSWNRILVEERADSPRESEPGFKIRPPMARQAV encoded by the coding sequence ATGGAGTTAGCAGCCGCGGCGTCGCAACCCGCCCCGGGGGAACGAGCCGGTCGCGGCAGCTCGCTGGAGGCCCGCATCTGGTACGCCACGCTGCTGACACGAGTCCGCGGCCTGCGGCCGGCCGGCCGTCTCGTCGCCGCGGCCACCTCCGCCCCCCACGCGCCGCACCGGCCGGAGGTGCAGGCGGCGCTGCACCTGTGCCAGGCGGAGATCCACCTCGCCGGGGGCAGACCCGCCGAGGCGGCGGCAGCGGCCGAGGCGGGGCTCCGGCTGGCCGGCCAGGCCGGGAGCCGCGGTCTCCCGCCGAGGGGGCATGTGGTCATGGCCGTGTGCTCGGTGCGTTCCCTGGACCTGACGACGGGCCTGCTGTACGCCAACTACCTGCGGGACGCCGGCCTGCTCGGGCAGGAGAACCTCATGCCGGGCCAGTGCGTGTGGGCCGCCGCCCAGGCGCTGGAGGCCCGCAACGGCCTGGAGAGCGTGGCCCATCTGCTGAAGGGCATCGCCTACGACGACGTACTCGCCGGCGACCTGCTGGTGTCCCAGCCGGCAGCGGCCTCCTGGCTGGTCCGGGCGGGGCAGCGCCTCGGCGACGACGACCTCGCCGAGGGTACCGTCCGCCGCATGAGCGGGATCGCCCTGGCCAACCCGAGCTTCCGCAGCGTACAGGCGGCGGCGGAGCATGCCGCCGCGCTGTACGAACGGGACGCGGACGCCCTGGAGACGGCCGCGGAACGGCATCTGGACCCGTGGGCCCGGGCGTCCGCGCTGGAGGACGCGAGCCGCATACGTTCCGCGCGCGTCTCGGAGCGCGACCGGGCGGTCGGCCTGCTCCGGCGCGCGGCCGACGCCTACCTGGGCGCGGGCGCGTCCCGTGACCTGTCCCGGGTGCAGAGCCGCATCCGGGAACTCGACGGCCAGTGCGGCCGGCCGGCCCGCGGCCGGACCCGGGTCAGCCGGCTCACGGACACCGAGTTCGCGGTGGCCGAACTGGTCAGCCAGGGCCTGACCAACGGGCGGGTGGGCAGCCAGTTGTACATCTCGCCCCACACGGTGGCGTTCCATCTGAAGAAGATCTTCCGCAAGCTCGACGTGACCTCCCGCGTCGAACTGGCCCGCTCCTGGAACCGGATCCTGGTGGAGGAACGCGCCGACTCGCCACGGGAGTCCGAGCCCGGGTTCAAGATCCGCCCGCCCATGGCCCGGCAGGCCGTGTAG
- a CDS encoding sensor histidine kinase has protein sequence MTVLVTAALALAGLALFVLGAALGHGAARRQLEHTAGTDGTRALAHALHTAALAAAPLRAGLTPDTARRTARRLRPLLGAPALALADDTRVLVWDGAAEHHRDQLATQLAPTPRPRTLALSCADEGCAVRWAALVPLSAGGVAAGTLAVFAGAESATLLRAAEEAARRLSVDLDLAGLDRARSSAHEAEVRALRAQISPHFVYNSLASIASFVRTDPGRARELLLEFAEFTRYSFRRDGDFTTLAEELRSIEQYLELARARFGHRLQVTLRIAPEVLPVTLPFLCLQPLVENALKHGLEDSVERSRVTITAEDEGTEARVVVEDNGVGMEPERLRGILRGTAGASTGIGLSNVDRRLRQVYGDDHGLVIETGVGAGTKITVRVPKFRPGVQAPPP, from the coding sequence ATGACCGTGCTCGTCACCGCGGCCCTCGCCCTGGCCGGGCTCGCGCTGTTCGTGCTGGGGGCCGCCCTCGGGCACGGCGCGGCGCGCCGGCAGCTCGAGCACACGGCCGGCACCGACGGGACGCGCGCCCTCGCGCACGCCCTGCACACCGCCGCGCTCGCCGCGGCGCCGCTGCGCGCCGGACTGACCCCGGACACGGCCCGCAGGACGGCCCGTCGGCTGCGCCCCCTGCTCGGCGCCCCGGCCCTCGCCCTCGCCGACGACACCCGCGTCCTCGTCTGGGACGGCGCCGCCGAACACCATCGCGACCAGCTCGCGACCCAGTTGGCCCCCACCCCGCGCCCCCGTACTCTGGCGCTGTCCTGCGCCGACGAGGGCTGCGCCGTGCGCTGGGCCGCCCTGGTGCCGCTCAGCGCCGGCGGGGTGGCCGCCGGCACGCTCGCCGTGTTCGCGGGCGCCGAGTCCGCCACGCTGCTCCGGGCCGCGGAGGAGGCGGCCCGCCGGCTCTCCGTGGACCTCGACCTCGCCGGGCTCGACCGGGCCCGCTCCAGCGCGCACGAGGCCGAGGTGCGGGCGCTGCGCGCGCAGATCTCCCCGCACTTCGTATACAACTCCCTCGCGAGCATCGCCTCCTTCGTCCGCACCGACCCCGGCCGCGCCCGCGAACTGCTGCTGGAGTTCGCCGAGTTCACCCGGTATTCGTTTCGCCGCGACGGTGACTTCACCACCCTCGCCGAGGAACTGCGTTCCATCGAGCAATACCTGGAGCTGGCCCGCGCCCGGTTCGGCCACCGCCTCCAGGTCACCCTGCGCATCGCCCCCGAAGTGCTGCCCGTGACGCTCCCGTTCCTGTGTCTGCAACCCCTGGTCGAGAACGCCCTCAAGCACGGCCTGGAGGACTCCGTGGAGCGCAGCAGGGTCACGATCACGGCCGAGGACGAGGGCACCGAGGCCCGGGTCGTGGTCGAGGACAACGGTGTCGGCATGGAACCGGAGCGGCTGCGCGGGATCCTGCGCGGCACGGCCGGGGCGTCCACCGGCATCGGTCTGAGCAACGTGGACCGCAGACTGCGCCAGGTGTACGGCGACGACCACGGCCTGGTCATCGAGACGGGCGTGGGAGCCGGTACGAAGATCACGGTCCGGGTGCCGAAGTTCCGGCCGGGCGTCCAGGCGCCCCCGCCCTGA
- a CDS encoding sodium/solute symporter — MNRTYGIAGVTAVVLATVLVGALGLRVSRTTSDFYVASRTVAPRLNACAVSGEYLSAASFLGVAGLVLAQGVDMLWFPIGYTAGFLLLLAFVAAPLRRSGAYTLPDFAEARLESRAVRRIAGGLVVGIGWLYLLPQLRGAGLTLRLLTGVPGWVGGLIVAAVVTVAVAAGGMRSITFVQAFQYWLKLTALLVPVAFLLLAWRADHAPAPSWEDRPVFHRPTEVRLDRPVTLTAHAPVRVTVSGSVDGRTVHGGSVTLAEGGHRIGADTVLRFPAGARVPLPDRASGRTAQSSWARPLSADREQHSLYATYGLILATFLGTMGLPHVVVRFYTNPDGRAARRTTVIVLGLLGAFYLLVPLYGMLGRLYAPDLLLTGDTDAAVLVLPQRLIGGVAGDLLGALVAGGACAAFLSTASGLTLSVAGVLAQDVLPTRGVRHFRFAALPAIAVPTAAGAVVSDLPVADAVGLAFAVSASSFCPLLVLGIWWRGLTPPGAIAGLLLGGGSALTAVTVTIAGGARSGWLHTLLAWPAVWSVPVGFAAMVLTSLATRDRVPPGTTATMARLHLPEPTPVHP; from the coding sequence GTGAACCGGACGTACGGCATCGCGGGCGTGACGGCCGTGGTCCTCGCCACGGTCCTCGTCGGCGCGCTGGGCCTGCGCGTCTCCCGCACCACGTCCGACTTCTACGTCGCCTCGCGCACCGTCGCCCCCCGGCTCAACGCCTGCGCGGTCAGCGGCGAGTACCTGTCCGCCGCCTCCTTCCTCGGCGTCGCCGGGCTCGTCCTCGCCCAGGGCGTCGACATGCTGTGGTTCCCCATCGGCTACACCGCCGGGTTCCTGCTGCTGCTGGCCTTCGTCGCCGCCCCGCTGCGCCGCTCCGGCGCCTACACCCTGCCGGACTTCGCCGAGGCCCGGCTGGAGTCCCGGGCGGTCCGCCGGATCGCGGGCGGGCTGGTCGTCGGCATCGGCTGGCTCTATCTGCTGCCGCAGTTGCGCGGGGCCGGGCTGACCCTGCGGCTGCTCACCGGCGTGCCCGGCTGGGTCGGCGGCCTGATCGTCGCGGCCGTGGTGACCGTGGCGGTGGCCGCGGGCGGGATGCGCAGCATCACCTTCGTCCAGGCCTTCCAGTACTGGCTGAAACTCACCGCCCTGCTGGTGCCCGTGGCCTTCCTGCTGCTCGCCTGGCGCGCCGACCACGCCCCGGCTCCCTCCTGGGAGGACCGGCCCGTCTTCCACCGCCCGACCGAGGTGCGCCTTGACCGGCCGGTCACCCTCACCGCCCACGCGCCGGTCCGCGTGACCGTCTCCGGCTCCGTCGACGGCCGTACCGTGCACGGCGGTTCGGTCACCCTGGCCGAGGGCGGGCACCGGATCGGCGCGGACACCGTCCTGCGCTTCCCGGCCGGCGCCCGCGTCCCGCTGCCGGACCGCGCGTCCGGCCGTACCGCCCAGTCGAGCTGGGCGAGACCGCTTTCCGCGGACCGCGAACAGCACAGCCTGTACGCCACCTACGGGCTGATTCTGGCCACCTTCCTCGGCACGATGGGTCTGCCGCACGTCGTCGTCCGCTTCTACACCAACCCCGACGGCCGCGCCGCCCGCCGCACCACCGTGATCGTGCTCGGCCTGCTCGGCGCCTTCTACCTGCTGGTACCCCTGTACGGCATGCTCGGCCGGCTGTACGCGCCCGATCTGCTGCTCACGGGCGACACCGACGCGGCGGTCCTCGTGCTGCCGCAGCGGCTGATCGGCGGTGTCGCCGGCGACCTGCTCGGGGCCCTCGTCGCCGGCGGCGCCTGCGCGGCGTTCCTGTCCACCGCCTCCGGGCTCACCCTGTCCGTGGCCGGTGTGCTCGCCCAGGACGTGCTGCCCACCCGCGGCGTACGCCACTTCCGGTTCGCCGCGCTGCCCGCGATCGCGGTGCCCACCGCCGCGGGTGCCGTGGTCAGCGACCTGCCGGTGGCCGACGCGGTCGGGCTCGCCTTCGCCGTGTCCGCCTCCTCGTTCTGCCCGCTGCTCGTGCTCGGCATCTGGTGGCGCGGCCTGACCCCGCCGGGCGCGATCGCCGGGCTCCTGCTCGGCGGCGGATCGGCGCTCACCGCGGTCACGGTGACCATCGCGGGCGGCGCCCGTTCGGGCTGGCTGCACACCCTGCTGGCCTGGCCCGCGGTGTGGTCCGTGCCCGTGGGGTTCGCGGCCATGGTGCTGACGTCCCTGGCCACGCGCGACCGGGTGCCACCCGGCACGACCGCCACGATGGCCCGCCTCCACCTGCCCGAACCCACCCCCGTCCACCCCTGA
- a CDS encoding LytR/AlgR family response regulator transcription factor yields the protein MHVSDVPLRVLAVDDEQPALGELLYLLGQDPRVGTVVPAPAATEALRRLGRAMEEGPDGADAFDVVFLDVSMPGLNGLELARLLGGFATPPLIVFVTAHEDFAVRAFDLKAVDYLLKPLRRERFAEAVRRVAELVRAGQGPRPAALPTPTAALGDQIPVELGGVTRFVPVADITYAEAQGDYARLHTRDGSHLVRVPLSTLEEQWRARGFVRIHRSRLVALGRIEELRLDGGNLSVRIGDRILAVSRRNARELRDLLAVRATARPR from the coding sequence ATGCACGTGAGCGACGTACCCCTGCGCGTCCTGGCGGTGGACGACGAGCAACCCGCGCTCGGGGAACTGCTGTACCTGTTGGGGCAGGACCCACGGGTCGGCACGGTCGTGCCCGCGCCCGCGGCCACCGAGGCGCTGCGCCGGCTCGGCCGGGCCATGGAGGAGGGACCGGACGGCGCGGACGCCTTCGACGTCGTGTTCCTCGACGTCAGCATGCCGGGCCTGAACGGCCTCGAACTGGCGCGGCTGCTCGGCGGGTTCGCCACACCGCCGCTGATCGTCTTCGTCACCGCCCACGAGGACTTCGCGGTCCGCGCCTTCGATCTCAAGGCCGTCGACTACCTGCTCAAGCCGCTGCGCAGGGAACGCTTCGCCGAGGCCGTGCGGCGGGTCGCCGAGCTGGTCCGGGCCGGGCAGGGCCCCCGGCCCGCCGCCCTTCCAACGCCCACGGCCGCCCTCGGCGACCAGATCCCGGTGGAACTGGGCGGGGTGACCCGTTTCGTGCCCGTCGCCGACATCACCTATGCCGAGGCACAGGGCGACTACGCGCGGCTGCACACCCGCGACGGCAGCCACCTGGTGCGGGTACCGCTGTCCACCCTGGAGGAGCAGTGGCGCGCACGCGGCTTCGTCCGGATCCACCGCAGCCGTCTCGTCGCACTCGGCCGGATCGAGGAACTCCGCCTGGACGGCGGCAACCTGAGCGTGCGGATCGGCGACCGGATTCTCGCGGTGAGCCGCCGCAACGCCCGCGAACTGCGCGACCTGCTGGCCGTCCGCGCGACAGCCCGGCCCCGCTGA
- a CDS encoding TetR/AcrR family transcriptional regulator: MPSGVHIHNVRGQLFEAAERVLLRDGPDALTSRAVTEEANCAKGVLHRHFTDFDAFLTELVLDRIRGIEDRATVLSAAAGTGSVVDNLTEALQDLFGPVTVAIVALITFRDGLRARLRQAGLTGIPLAMQATSMIAAYLAAERELGRLADDADIDTLAPTLVGAAHLLFADRASAPPQTAAIRKTVTAVIASGLRPPRV; this comes from the coding sequence ATGCCGTCAGGGGTACACATCCACAATGTGCGCGGCCAGTTGTTCGAGGCCGCCGAGCGCGTCTTGCTCCGGGACGGGCCCGACGCGCTGACCAGCCGGGCGGTCACGGAGGAGGCGAACTGTGCCAAGGGCGTGCTGCACCGGCACTTCACCGACTTCGATGCCTTCCTGACCGAACTGGTCCTCGACCGCATTCGCGGTATCGAAGACCGGGCCACGGTACTGAGCGCGGCCGCAGGGACCGGGAGCGTGGTGGACAACCTGACCGAAGCGCTGCAGGACCTGTTCGGGCCGGTCACGGTGGCGATCGTCGCGCTCATCACCTTCCGCGACGGCCTACGCGCCCGGCTGCGGCAGGCCGGTCTCACCGGTATCCCGCTGGCCATGCAGGCAACCTCCATGATCGCCGCCTACCTTGCCGCCGAGCGGGAGCTGGGGCGCCTGGCCGACGACGCCGACATCGACACGCTCGCCCCCACCCTCGTCGGAGCCGCGCACCTGCTGTTCGCCGACCGGGCAAGCGCCCCGCCGCAGACCGCCGCCATCCGCAAGACGGTGACCGCCGTCATCGCCAGCGGCTTGCGACCGCCGCGGGTGTGA
- a CDS encoding class I SAM-dependent methyltransferase — protein sequence MPTLSQGQPDRSGPEPHRHRQVAESFGVDAERYDRARPPYPDALVDRIVTASPGRDVLDVGAGTGIEARQFQAAGCTVLGIEPDERMAAFARRSRVEVEVARFEDWQPAGRQFDAVIAGTAWHWVDPVAGAAKAAQVLRPGGRLAPFHHVPQLPEEVIDALAEAHRQVAPDSPLDLGLLKGSALDASRPLFARITDGIRQTGRFSEPEQWRFAWERTYTREEWLDQLPTFGALTRLPADELAEVLDSVGAVIDTLGGHVTVPYITVAVTSTRSGTA from the coding sequence ATGCCCACTTTATCGCAGGGACAGCCGGACCGTTCCGGACCCGAGCCCCACCGCCACCGGCAGGTGGCCGAGTCGTTCGGCGTGGACGCCGAACGCTACGACCGCGCCCGGCCGCCGTATCCCGACGCTCTGGTGGACCGGATCGTCACGGCAAGCCCTGGCCGGGACGTCCTCGATGTGGGGGCCGGGACCGGCATTGAAGCCCGGCAGTTCCAAGCGGCCGGCTGCACGGTGCTCGGTATCGAGCCCGACGAGCGGATGGCCGCCTTCGCGCGGCGCAGCCGGGTCGAGGTCGAGGTCGCCAGGTTCGAGGACTGGCAGCCGGCCGGACGACAGTTCGACGCGGTCATCGCCGGCACCGCCTGGCACTGGGTGGACCCCGTCGCTGGCGCGGCCAAGGCGGCCCAGGTACTCCGGCCCGGCGGCCGACTCGCACCCTTCCACCACGTCCCCCAGCTCCCGGAGGAGGTGATCGACGCACTCGCCGAGGCACACCGACAGGTCGCCCCCGACTCCCCGCTCGACCTCGGTCTGCTGAAGGGATCGGCCCTGGACGCATCCCGACCGCTGTTCGCGAGGATCACCGACGGGATCCGGCAGACGGGCAGGTTCAGCGAGCCGGAACAGTGGCGCTTCGCCTGGGAGCGCACCTACACCCGGGAGGAATGGCTCGACCAGCTCCCCACCTTCGGCGCTCTCACCCGACTTCCCGCAGACGAACTGGCGGAGGTCCTGGACAGCGTCGGGGCCGTGATCGACACGCTCGGCGGCCACGTCACCGTGCCTTACATCACCGTGGCCGTCACCTCGACCCGCTCCGGTACGGCCTGA
- a CDS encoding class I SAM-dependent methyltransferase, with protein MAHPTPEEWDAHYTSGGRFRPLGDAERRLLAAHVPAPARGFALDVGCGLGELARHLAGSGYRVDAVDLSATALAEARRTGGPGVGYLRLDVERDDLARLPHPAYDLITVRLAWPFVRDRTRVRTSPPPVCGSWRRRRRCGPTRPAPGCGRCCWTPSTAYPG; from the coding sequence GTGGCACACCCGACACCCGAGGAGTGGGACGCCCACTACACGAGCGGCGGCCGGTTCCGGCCACTGGGCGACGCCGAGCGGCGGCTGCTCGCCGCGCACGTCCCGGCCCCCGCGCGCGGGTTCGCCCTGGACGTGGGCTGCGGACTCGGCGAACTCGCCCGCCATCTGGCCGGCTCGGGATACCGGGTGGACGCGGTCGACCTGTCCGCCACCGCGCTCGCCGAGGCCCGGCGCACGGGCGGGCCGGGGGTGGGGTACCTGCGGCTGGACGTCGAACGCGACGACCTGGCGCGACTCCCGCACCCCGCCTACGACCTGATCACCGTCCGGCTCGCCTGGCCGTTCGTCCGCGACCGTACCCGGGTGAGGACTTCGCCACCGCCGGTGTGCGGGAGCTGGCGGAGGAGACGTCGCTGCGGGCCGACCCGGCCGGCGCCCGGGTGCGGGCGGTGCTGCTGGACTCCGTCGACGGCATACCCCGGCTGA
- a CDS encoding NUDIX hydrolase codes for MRELAEETSLRADPAGARVRAVLLDSVDGIPRLTAAVRVTAFTGEPVVTEPHLVHRWEWHEVADLAALSAPLFTPSAHVLDTVWPGLLPGLPPVHRYPVADD; via the coding sequence GTGCGGGAGCTGGCGGAGGAGACGTCGCTGCGGGCCGACCCGGCCGGCGCCCGGGTGCGGGCGGTGCTGCTGGACTCCGTCGACGGCATACCCCGGCTGACGGCCGCCGTGCGGGTCACCGCGTTCACCGGGGAACCGGTCGTCACCGAGCCGCACCTGGTCCACCGCTGGGAGTGGCACGAGGTCGCCGACCTGGCCGCCCTGTCCGCACCCCTGTTCACGCCGAGCGCCCATGTCCTGGACACCGTGTGGCCGGGCCTCCTGCCGGGCCTGCCCCCGGTGCACCGCTACCCGGTCGCCGACGACTGA